A segment of the Fusobacterium ulcerans genome:
TTTAAGTAATTGAGCCATTCTAACTTTACAGCAATTACTTTTTATTTTTTTTATATTTTAGTTCTCTTCTCCTGAAGTTCCATATTTACTAAGAAGTTCTTGATTTTCTCTTTTCTCTTCTTCAATTTCTATTTTTTTAATAGATAGTTTGATTCTTTGTTTTTCTTTGTCTATCTCAACTATTTGAGCTTTTACTACTTGACCTACTGTAAATTTATCTTTAAGATTTTTTACGAAATCTTTAGAAGCCATTTGAGCAGGAACAAATCCGTCTATTCCTTTGCTTAGGTTAACAAATAGTCCAAAGTCCATGATGTTTTTGATTTCTTTTTCTACAGTTTCTCCAACTTTGTAAGTTTCAAGAGCTACTTCCCAAGGACTTTTTCTTAAAGCTTTAATGCTTCCTTTGATTTTATTATCTTCAGTATTAAGTTCAATAACTTTAAATTCTACTACATCTCCAGCAGCGAATTTTTTATTTTCTTCTCCTTGCCAGTTGAAGTCAGATTGGTGAATGAATACATCTACTCCTGGTTCTACTTCAGCAAAGATTCCGAAAGGTTTAACTTCAAGAACTTTTCCTTTTAATTCAGTTCCAACAGCATATCTTTCAGCTGCACTGTCCCAAGGATTTGCACTTAATTGTTTTATTCCAAGTTTTAATTTTCTTTCAGCTGGTTGGAATTCGATTATTTTAACTTTTACAGTATCCCCTAATTGAACAAATTCATTTAGGCTTACTCTTTTCTTGTTCCATGTGAAGTCAGACATGTGTACAAGTCCTTCTACCCCATCAGCTATTTCTACAAATACTCCATATGGAAGTATTTTAGTTACTTTTCCTTCTACTACTGAATCAACTGCATATTGCTCAGCTGCTACTTCCCAAGGATTTCTTGTAAGAACTTTTATAGATAATTTAACATTTTTCTTTTCAGGCTCTAAAGAGATTATTTTAGCTTCTACTTTATCTCCTTTTTTGTATTTATCTGTTAATTTATCAAGTTTTTTCCAAGATACTTCAGAAATATGAACG
Coding sequences within it:
- a CDS encoding 30S ribosomal protein S1 translates to MSNNEYYEEFEALLNEYLPTEEKSKVRVTGVLSQVDRNFAYLDVPGQPTSVRVRSEELANYNIGDEVEVLLIGETDEGEFIIGSRKRIDMEDNWKKLEDAFENKETVTGKIVKRVKGGYMVEAMFHQGFLPNSLSEISMKDGDKVVGQDITVMIKDIKPDKDKKGKKITFSKKDITLQKEEKEFAELKVGDVVEAEVADVLDFGLSLRLQHLRGFVHISEVSWKKLDKLTDKYKKGDKVEAKIISLEPEKKNVKLSIKVLTRNPWEVAAEQYAVDSVVEGKVTKILPYGVFVEIADGVEGLVHMSDFTWNKKRVSLNEFVQLGDTVKVKIIEFQPAERKLKLGIKQLSANPWDSAAERYAVGTELKGKVLEVKPFGIFAEVEPGVDVFIHQSDFNWQGEENKKFAAGDVVEFKVIELNTEDNKIKGSIKALRKSPWEVALETYKVGETVEKEIKNIMDFGLFVNLSKGIDGFVPAQMASKDFVKNLKDKFTVGQVVKAQIVEIDKEKQRIKLSIKKIEIEEEKRENQELLSKYGTSGEEN